AAAAAGTATTTAGAGCAGCCGGTTCAGAGATTCAATCTCTGCACGATCGATGCCTGCAATGCCTGCAAACATACCTTCGATCTTGTCGCCGGAGCCTTCCTCATCCTCAGTGATCACCATGAGCTTGATTGCGGAAAGACCGAATCCAATCGGTTCCACTCTCATATCCTGAATGCCGGTGATCTTTGCCTTAATGTCGGCCTGAAGCTTTTCCATGTCAACGTCCGGGGACTCCGGCATGACTTTGATGATTACTGCAACTTCGCCCATATTATTCACTTACGGTCCCTGGAATCCGCATTTCGGACAGGTGTATTTTACGCTCTGCTTGCGGCAGTATGCGCAGCGGTAAATTACTTCTCCACAGTCCGGGCACTTAAACTCGGTTGCGCCGCGCTCAGCGAGCGGGGCATTACATGACGTACATTTCGTAGCTGCCATTCGATCAAACTCTCTAAATTATTAGTTCCCTACAATTATAAACGTGTGGCCTTCACCACTCTGATCACGGCAGTCGTGTTCCCGGCACATCCTCTCCGGACAGATACCGTCCAAGACGTCCTGGCCTTCGTCCGTTGAGTATTACTGCCTTTGTATGGTATTTTTTCAGAATCTGTATGCAGCAGGGATCAATGACATCTGTGTCTGTATCGGGCGGGAATTTTGGCAGAAGCTCTCCATGTACAACGACTCCGTCCACTGACTTGAGAAGAATCAGCCGGCAGCCAAGCTGCCCTGCAATCCATGCAGAGATTGAGTCGGATGTTATGTCCCAGGAGTGCGGCAGGGGGTCGCATGCACGAAGAAATGTGTAGGGAAGAAAAATTTCCGCGCCGTCTTTTGGCATGGCACAAATATCTGTTGTTTTCAGACCAAAGTCTGACAAGTACCAGCCGTATTGATCCATCGCAGCAACTGCCATCCAGTGGCCTGCGTCTCCGTCAATACCGAGATCTCTGACATCATTGGCAAACACTCCTCCGCCCGGGATGATCAGTGCGGGCGTTTTTGCTTCTGCAAGTTCATGCAGAACGTCCCCTGCGACGTCCATGAGACTGCCGCCGATTTTTATCACAACTCCGCCGGTCATATCTGCAATACTATTAATCTGTCTCATGACACAAAAACCAGTATGGGATCATGGCCGGCGGCAGCAGTTCTTGTTCTTTTGTGTCTCGTCATCCCTTCCGTCTCCGCAGGGTTTCTCATCACCGAAATATGTCCTGACGGATATGCGAAAGGTGATGGTGATGAGTATTTTGTTCTGTCTGGGACCGGAGGCCTTGACGGATGGGTGGTAACTGATGGTGAAGGGTCGGTTCGGTTTCCTGCCGGAACGTCATCATCCGATCCGCTGATTGTGGCACGCGAGGCTGCCGCATACTACGAGACTCATGGCGCTTATCCTGACTATGAGGTCTTGTCCACGTTTGATTTTGTTCCTGACGCTGTTTCCACCGGCCGTTTTCAGATGGCAAACACCAAGGATGATGTTACTCTGCTCTTTTTGGATAAACCTGTTCAGTCTGTTGCGTGGCCAGGGGATTTCTCTTCCAAAAACGGAATGATTCATGTTTTTTCCAATGGCATCTGGGATGAACGCGTGATGCGTATCGGTCAAAGCAGTGTTCTTCCGAGGACTTTTGTTGCCGACTCGGTCACGCTGTTTGTGTCTCCTGACTCTTCGTTTGAGGTGGTGAACGGGGTCATAACAGACACGCAGTCTGAGATGTTCATCTCCATGTACGAGTTTACGCATCCTGAACTTGCCGAGTCTGTTGCTGACGCTGCTTTTCGCGGGGTGAATGTGACCCTGCTTGTCGAAGGAGGGCCTGTTGGAGGGATGAGTTCCGAGGAAAAAGGAGTGCTGAATTATCTGGTGAACTCCGGGGTGTCGGTCTACACGATTGAGAGCACTGATGCAAAACCTGCCAGATACCGGTATCTGCACACAAAATATTTTGTTTCAGATGATTTTGTTACGATTGTTCTCTCTGAAAACTTCAAACCGACCGGCATCCCTTTGCCCGGAACCCGCGGCAACCGGGGGTGGGGCGCTGCTGTCTACAGTGCGGATGTGGCGAAATATTTTGGCAGTGTGTTTTCTGCGGATCTTGGCGGATATGATATCTATCCGTATGTTCCAACCTCTGATCCGTTCCCTGCTTCATGGTCTGATGAGGAGATTGTGGTTCATTTTCCTGCGCGCACCATTGAAAACGTTCTGGTGACACCGGTCATTTCTCCTGATACCAGCCATCTTATTCCTGATCTTATCCATGATTCCCGGGAAAAAATTGTTCTTCAGCAGGCCTATATCTCTCCGTACCCAAATGGCGCGCGCAATATTTGGCTTGATTTGGTGCTTGATGCGGGGGGTCGCGGCATTGTGGTGCAGGTGATGCTTGACGGCATGTACTATAATACGGACGCAGAGTCCGACAATGATGAGATTGTTGCACAAATCAATCGTCTTTCCCAAAACGATGCGATTTCTGCGGAGGCACGTCTGATGTTTCCCGGGAAGTCCATCACCAAGCTTCACAATAAGGGGATGATAGTTGATATGAAATACGTATTGGTGAGTTCTGTTAACTGGAACTATAACTCACCAAATAATAACAGGGAATCTGGAATTATCATCGAAAATGAAGATGCAGCCAGATATTTTTCAGATGTTTTTGAGTTTGACTGGGGTGGTGTTTCCGGTGAATTCCAGATCAACGCTCCCGGGGGTGTTGATTTACGTTACGCCGTAGTTGTCCTTATCATTGTGTTACTGTTTGTTATTTGGCGACTGAAACGAAAGTGAAAAAAAAAGTTGATTTTGTATTCTGTGATCTTTTCACAGGCAACTTATGCTGATGCCGGCATGGTGCCGGTGGCAAGCTTTGGCTGATAAATTGCCTGTCTGGCATCACGGAAGTTGAACTTCTCGATGATAAGGCCTTGTTCCTTCAGGCGCTTTAAAGCATATCGAACGGTACGCGGAGCAAGTCCGGTGCCCGCAACGATATCCTTGTGGGTCTGGGATCCAGTCCTTTCCAGGAGATGGTAAATCGTGATACACGATTGGGGCAAATTTGTTCTTTGCATACAGAACAATTGTCTTCTAAGTATAAATAAATTTCCTATTTCGTTCGTATCAATACGAACAATGAAAAATTGTGCCAAAATTTCAGCGCTGATTGTTCTTTTATGATACTAAGGGCGGTGAATGATGAATCTGAGTGGAATGCGCAGGTTAATTTTTATATTTTGGAATTTTTGAAAAAAAGAAAATTTCTGGTGTTTTTCTCTCAATCCGCTGATTATACCGTTGCCTGCGTGGGAGCAGCCGGAATCTTGGTTGAGTAGAGAATCTGCCGTGCATCACGGAAGTTGAACTTCTCGACGAGCATGTCGTGATCCTTCAGCTTTTTCAGTGCGTAGCGGATTGTTCTCGGAGATAATCCCGTTAATTGGGCTATTTCCTTGTGTGTCAGAGAGTTGTACGGATCAAGCACTGTGAGTACTTTGATCGATGACTTGGGGAGTTCTGTTTTAGTCATAACGAACAATCGACTTCTGCAGATATATAGTTATCCATGGTGTCAAGTGCAGCAACATACAAGTATGTCAGCATCCATATATTGAAAATAGACATGCTGACTCAGCCGGAACGTCAGGCAATTTTTCTTCTTACCGTAGTGGCACTTCTTCTTTCGGCGTTTCATTTTGGAACAGTTCTTCTTGTACCGGACGGCGGGGCAGTAGCGTACTCAGCTGACATGCCGGACGGCATGCTGGTAACGCACACTGGTGTTGTTCTGGATATCACTTTTACGAAGACCGGCGGTCATATGATTCTCAATGTATCAGGAACTGATGTGTTTGTTCCCGGCGGCGGATCAAAGCTCACCCTGCTTGTCGGTGACAATATAACACTGCGCGGCATTACCGAAACGTATTCAGGAAAAAAAGAAATTATTGTGGATAATCCTTCAGATATTGCGATAATTTAGTTCCGGTTAGCTTTGCCCGGAATGCCTTCACCCTCAATCACTTTGATCTGGCCACCGAGGGTTTTTTTCTTCGACTCTTCTGTCTCGCCCACCTTCGCGGACTTGATTTTGGATTTACGGCCTTCGACACCGGCTCCGGTATCGCTGCCCTCGTGAATATCTGTAAATTTGATTCGCATAGTGATTCATTGACCCGCAACAATAAAGTCATTTGCCTCAATACTAATACAGCAGATGACACAGCTTCCCAATGTCGGAGAACGCATTGATGTCCTTGTGCTTCGTGATCTGCGGCAGACAGAACACATCAACGTCTATCTCTATATGGATGAAGAGATTGCCAAAACTTCAGACCTTGCCGCTGACCTGCAGAAGTACCGGCTGGTTGATCCTGATTTCCGGCCGGTAATGGAGATTGAAGAATGGTTCAAAGTCATGCAGAAACAGATGCGTCAGATCGCAGGACCCAATGCAAAAATAGAAGAGATGTTTGCTGAAGAACCGCTGCATGCAGAAATACTCGGCACCGGTTCCATTCAGACCGCTGTCGGCCCGAGGACGTACCTCAAAGCCCTGCTTCCCTATCTTGACGAGATGGAGGACATGCACTATTCAGATGCGAGCCTTCCAAGCAAATAATGCCGGCGATGTCCGGTGATCTCCACCCGTATTTTTGTTCCAATCGGAATTTCCTGCATCACCACAATATTCTGATACGTCCTGTCGCGGGCCGTAACACTTCCCGCCCGCACAACTTCAGTTACTACCGCCTCGACCGTTCTACCAATCCAGGCCTCGTTGTTTGCATCATACACCTGATTTGCCGCGTTCGTCAGTGCCCGTGACCGCTCCTTTTTTATCGGCTCAGGCAGTTTTTTCATCTTTGCCGCCGGCGTTCCGGGTCTCACCGAGAACCGCGTAATGTTCACCTTGCCGGGTTTTGTGCTGAGAATCTGATCCACCGACGCCTTGCCGTCCGCATCAGTCTCTCCGGAAAATCCTGCAATGTAATCAGTTGAGATGCGTATGTCGGGGAACCGCTCCCGTGCCCTTCTGCAGATCTCCTCATACGCAGCTGACGTGTAGCGGCGCCCCATCGTTTTCAAAATCGCGTCAGACCCTGACTGCACCGGTACATGCAGAAACAAAAAGATCTTTGGGTCAGTTAATGCATCCAGAAAATCATCCAGAATTAGCAGAAGCGTATCAGGATTTGCCATACCTACTCTGATATGAAAATCTCCCGGGATGTTGCAGAGCGACCGCAGCAGATCAGGCAGCCGTCGTCCTGAGGTCATATCCATTCCCCAGGAGCTCACATCCTGAGCGGTCAGCTGAATCTCTGCAACCCCTGCTTCCACAAACCGCTCAGCCTGAGCCACAATATCTTCTTCAGAAAAACTTACCAGTTTCCCTCGTGCAAGTCTCGTGATACAGTAGGTGCAGTGGCCGTTACAGCCTCTGGCAATCTGAAGAACTGCATGATCGCCCGAGCTCACGGTTCCAACTTCACGGTAACAGGAATGAATCAGATCTGGATCAATAATTCCTGCATCAGGACATGCTGCAAGCACCCGTTCAATGGAAATTCCCGGCAGACATCCGGTAACAATCAGAATTTTTCCGGCAAACAGACTCATGCGTTCATACATATGCTTCTCTGTTTTATCCACCACAATGCAGGTGTTGATCAAAACTGCGTCCGCGTCCTCCGCAGTATCCACAACCGTGCAGCCCTGAGCCTTGGCTATCTCAATGATCTTTTCCGTATCGCCGGCATTGTAAGTACAGCCGTAGGTCTCGGCATACAGCCGGACATTTCTCAGCCGGTCAAGCGCTGCAGCTGTCAGAGCCGTTGAATCCATTCTGCATACTAATCTGTAGCGAACTAAATAACTAAGTATCTCAGAATACCATAGTTTCTTTATTCAGGCCGGAAACCACCATGGGCAAGAAACACAAGAAAAAACAGAAGGAAGAAAAAAATTCCAAGTCCCTCGTTGAAAAAACGGCTCTCTGCGATGACTGCGGCAGATACTTTAACCGCGAGCTGTCCTGGCTGAAGTTCAACGAGCGCATCCTTGAAGAAGCCCGCAGTATCCGTAACCCTCTGCTCGAACGGGTGGGATTCCTCGGTATCGTTGCAGGCAACCTTGACGAGTTCTTCATGGTGCGTGTTCCTGCATACCAGCGCGGCGCAACCCGGCAGAGTGATGAGTACGAAGAGGTGGTCGGCAGCCGCACCCAGCTTGAGATGATCTATGACCGAACCATCTTCATGATGAGAATCGCCTCCTGGGTCTGGGCAAAGGAGCTGAAGCCTGAGCTGGAAAAAGAGGGAATTGTCTTTCAAAAATATGCCAAGTGCAGCGAGTCAGAAAAGCATCAGCTCAGAAAAGAACTCTCTGCAATCCTTGCCGAAACGCCGGTTAATATTATTCGTGGCGACCGGTTTCAGGACATTGAGCAGAACGATTACCTCAAAGGCATGGGACTTCTCGCAAAGTCTGACAAAGGTCTTGCAGTAATTCCGGTTCAGGATATTTTAGACAAACACGGGCGGTTTGCAACCGTTGGAAAACGAAAAGTCTCCTATCTCTTCCGCGAGGATGTTCTGCGCAAAAACTCTGATCTCTTCCTGCCCGGAGAGTCGACGAGTGCTGTTGTTCCCATCCGCATTACCCGCGACTCTGATCTGAACCTGAAAGGCGATGACGCAGATGATCTGATCTCAGCAATCAAATCTGCTCCCGAAACTCTTGCGAAAAAACTGCCGTCGCGTCTTGAAACCGAACAGTGGCTGCCTTTCGGATACACCACCCATCTCGTGGACGCTCTGTCACTCATTCCTGAACTGGTGTATGATGTTCCGTCTCCCATCGGTCTTGCAGACCTGAAAGCGTTCCCGGTCACGCGACCTGAACTGAAGTTTCCGGTATACGAACCCTCGCTGCCGGCCGGTCTGGCTGACACAAAGAAGATCTTTTCCCAGCTTGCGGACCGCGACATCATGCTGTTCACTCCGTACGACAGCTTTGAAGGGCTGACAAACTTCCTGAATGCTGCGGCAAATGATTCCACGGTTCAGAAAATTCAGATGACTCTTTACCGGCTCGGCTCTGAGTCTCCGGTTGTTGATGCTCTGATAGCTGCTGCGAGGAACGGCAAGGATGTGACCGCTGTTATTGAACTCAAAGCAAGTTTTGATGAAGAGGAAAATTTCCAGTGGGCAACCACGCTTACAGACAACGGAGTCTCGGTGATTCACGGACTCCCTGATCTGAAGGTTCATGCCAAGTGCTGCCTGGTTACCCGTCTTGAAGATGACAAACCGGTTCGGTATGCTACTGTTTCGACCGGCAACTACAATGCAAAGACCGCAAAGATCTACTCTGACATCTCGCTCTTCACTGCTGATTCGAGAATCTGCCGGGATCTGTCTACGCTTTTCTCCTACCTTGCAGGTGATGAGAAGAAGCCTGAGTACAAGCAGCTGATCGTCAGCCCCGACTTTATGGAGGATGAACTGCTCTCCCTCATCAGGCAGGAGACCGCTCATCACAAATCCGGCAGTCGCGGATACATTGTGCTGAAGACCAACTCGCTGACACACCGTCCTATCATCAATGCTTTGTATGAGGCGTCGGATGCCGGCGTGAAAATTGATCTGATTGTTCGCGGTATCTGTATGCTCAGGCCCGGCGTTCCGGGTCTTTCGGAAAATATCAGGGTGACTTCGGTTGTCGGCAGGTTCCTTGAACACAGCAGAATATTTTACTTCAGAAATGACGGCGATGAACTGGTGTTCATCGGAAGCCCTGACATGATGTCAAGAAACTTAAAGCGCCGCGTTGAGATCATCTGTCCGGTTCACGACCGGCGAATCAAGAATGCCCTGATCAACAAAGTTCTGCCGACCTTCATCCGTGATACAGTGCAGGGGTATGTGCTTGAGCCGAACGGCGTGTACCTGCCTCCCAAACATTCTGTTTCACATATCGGGTCGCAGCAGCAGTTCATTGAAATGAGAAACATCTGGTGGTAGTCTGAAGAAAAAAGATCTCATGCTGGTGGGTGACTCGGCAAAAATTCTGAACGAGGATTTTTGCCATGCGGATCAGGTGACCCGTCTGGCTCTTGCTCTCTACGATGATCTCGTTTCTGCGAAACGGTACGGCAAACAGACCCGGCGGCTTCTTACCGCCGCAGCACTTCTGCATGATGTGGGCTGGGGAATTACCGGTGATACTCATAATAAAACTGGCATGATGTTTGTTCTGCATGATCAGACCATGCCGTTCACTCCCCGCGAACGAATTCTGGTTGCTCTTGCTGTCAGGTATCATCGCGGGGCTCTTCCGAAGAAACGCCACTTTCTCTATGGTGATCTCAGTCGCCGCGATAAAAAAATCGTTGATCTTCTCTCAGGTATTCTTCGTGTTGCAGACGGTCTTGACCGGTCGCATGGTAGTGTTGTCCGATCTGTTTCTGCACAGATTTTGCAAAATACTGTTGTTATTTCCTGCGAGGGCTTGGGGAGAGGATCTCCTGAGCAGAGGACTGCCCTGAAAAAAGCAGATCTGCTGATGAAGGTGTTTTCCTCCGGTATCAGGATACGCTGGAAGACGGTTAAATAATTTTACCGTTTCCAGAATCCTGACTTTTTTTGTGCGTCCTGTTCGCGGAAGTACTGTTCGAGTGATGCAATTTGGTCCCAGAGTGTGCGGACCTCGTTTCTGAGTGCTGCGACTTCTTCAGAGACTTTGGCAACTGCGTCAAGTACTGCGGTGTTGTCCTCAGCCATTTTTTCCCGAACTGCTGCCATCCGGTGATCCATGGTCTGAACGGCAGTCTGTGCTGATCTGACGGCAAGGATAAGTTCCTCTTCAGTTTCGGTACGCGGGACCGGTTTTGGCATCTCCTTTGGTGTTGCGGGCACGGACTCTATTCCCATCCGCTTCATGTCCTCGCGTGCCCGTTCTTCTAAGGATTTTCCTCCTTTGATGGCAGCAATGATCACTGGTTCAGGGAGTCCCTGACTCTGGAGGTCTGCGACTTTTCTGAATCTGTCGACCATGTTCTCATCATACACCCGTACTCTGCCGATTTTTTTGCAGGGGAGGATCTGTTCATATCGATCGGCAATGAGTCTGCACTCTTCTTCAGGAATTCCCAGTACTTCTGCAATGTCGGCAATTTTTCGTGTACTCTCGGTCATAGCAGTATCTACTTTTCTCTTGGGAGGGTGAGTGATAAAAGGTTTGGGATGTTGGTTGTTAGATCATGAGCCACCCACGGAAAAACGGAACACACAGATATTTCACGGAAAAACATCACGGAGCAGACGTGAACATCACGGAAATGTCTATTTGAATGCAATAAATTCTGTGATGTTCACGTCTGCTCCGTGATGTTTTTTTTCTGTTATATTTCCGTGTGTTCCGTTTTTCCGTGGGCGGCTCATCGCTTAATGTGTAAAACTCCGTAGGGAGCAGGCATAACATCCTGCATCTCAAAAAAAAGAAAAAATGAATTTTTGGTTATGCAGTCAGTTCTGCATACTCCTTCTTGTAGAGGTATGCCTGAACAAACGAGACAATACCTGCAATAACAAGAAGAATTCCTAAGACCAGTGCAAGGACAGGAGCCCCCTCGGTCGGGAACAGCAGGAAGAACAGACCGATGATGATACCAATAATACCAAGGATCAGCATCAGAATTCTCTGTCCCCAGGAAAGTCCGCGGCTGAATGCAAAGATCACATCCGTAACTCCGGAGATCAACGCAATAATTCCAATGAATACCGTTGCAATCCAGATCATCGTGTCAGGCGAGACAAAGGATATCAGTGCAATCACAATACCAATGATACCGAGAAGAATCATCCACCATGTGGCTTTTGGCTCACCGAATGCAGAAAATCCTGAGAACAGGGCTGCAATTGAGATAAAGAGCAGGAGAATTGCGATAATATATGCACTCACATTCAATGCCGCGAACGGGAATACAAGACAGAATATTCCAAGAACCAGAAGAACAATGCCTTTCAGGAGCAGCGTCTTCCAGGCTCCCGGAAGAAGTGTCTCCTCAATCACTACAATGTTTGTCATACTCAAATCTTGTCGTTCCAACCTATATAAGGTTCAGGTAGAGACAAAAAAAAGATTAGGTGGTTTTTGCTGGTTTCTTTGCCATGAATCCCTCGACAATTGCGAGAATTCCAAAGACCAGCAGGAAGATAGCAGTTACCTGTACAAGAACAATTGCGCCCGTGAACGGCATAAATATGAACAGGATACCAAGAATCACTCCAAGAACACCGGAGATTGCGACAAGAATACGGTTTGCCTCACCGGTCTTGTTAGCAATTGCAATTGCAATATCTGTAAATCCGCTGATAAGAACAGTAATTGCAATCAGGTACACGATATAGAGAGTCATCATTGCCGGGAAGACGAATGCAAGAATTCCTGCGATGATTGCGAGAATTCCTAAGAGAATTACCCACCATGTACGTTTATACTCTCCAAGGAATGTGGATCCTGAGGTCAGAAGCTGAATTCCAAGAATGATGAGCACAATGCCAAACAACAGTTCAATAGCAAGGATCGAACCGAAGGTAAAGATCAGCATGATAATACCAAGTATTATCATCAGGATACCCTTCAGGAGAAGAGACTTGAAGATGTCTCCCCCAATTGGGGCTGAGGTTTCAGTCATACACATGAAAGTAGAGTGCAAATGCTATTAAATCCTTGTATCAAGGGAAAAAGTCATGTTTGACAAATATTTATAAAAGGAAATCAAGAGTAATAAAGATACTATGTCGCCTGTAGAGATGCATGCCGGTGAAGTGCGATACTACTCCTCCCCGGTCATGGTGAAAAATCAGCAGTACACTGGAACGTTAACCAGCGAACGGTTGATTATCGATGGTGGATCGGCCCCCCGCGAGTTTAAAATCACGAATATTTCCGCTGCGGATCCGATCACTCTTCCCAGTGGCGAGCCTGGTCTGAAACTTGTTTTATCCACCCCGACCGGCCAGAAAGAAATGGTCTGGTCGTTTCCGGTAGGTGATATCTTCAAGGCGGGCGAGCAGCAGGCATGGGTGAATCAGATCCGTAAAGCGGTCGGTGAAAAGCCGTTTGCTGTTCCGGGAGCCCAACCCGCGGTTGCGCGCGCAGCCCCTGTCGCAGCACCCGCAGGTGCGATGCCTCCTTCACCGGTATATGCTGCCGGCGAGATGGAGATCCTGAAAACCGCAGGAGTCAGGATCAAGCGGACATACTACACGCTGTATATGACGAACCTTCGCCTGATTCTTCAGAACATCTCGGGTCAAATCGGTCGTGAGTTTTCCATTGCGGAGTTGATGGACGCGTCCCGGATGGAGGGCGAGTCCGGCGAACCGTCGATTGCTCTGACCATTGGTTCACAGACCGGTGTCAAGCAGATGATTCTGACGTTTCCGTCGCCTGGTTCCCGCGAGGCATGGATGGTGCAACTTTCCGCAAAACTGCCGGTTCATGCGATGCCTCATGTTCCTCAGATGGCAGCTCCCGCGATGGGCGGCGCTATGGGAGGAATGGGGTATGCTGCTCCCCAAAGCGTTCCGCAGATGCTTACCTTACAACCCGGAGAAAAAACCTACATGTCTTCTCCCGGCATCCGGGTAAAGCGTGATGTGTTTACTGCGTATCTGACGAACACGCGATTTGTGCTGATGGGTAACTCAAACGGTATGCTTGCGATCGCCGGAGAGTTTTCAGTGAACACGCTGAAAAAAGCGATCCGCATTGCCGGCGAGATGGGTGAGCCCGGGATCGGGTTAACCATTGCGTCCCGCGATGGTGTGAAGGA
This is a stretch of genomic DNA from Methanorbis furvi. It encodes these proteins:
- a CDS encoding uridylate kinase translates to MRQINSIADMTGGVVIKIGGSLMDVAGDVLHELAEAKTPALIIPGGGVFANDVRDLGIDGDAGHWMAVAAMDQYGWYLSDFGLKTTDICAMPKDGAEIFLPYTFLRACDPLPHSWDITSDSISAWIAGQLGCRLILLKSVDGVVVHGELLPKFPPDTDTDVIDPCCIQILKKYHTKAVILNGRRPGRLGRYLSGEDVPGTRLP
- a CDS encoding tRNA (N(6)-L-threonylcarbamoyladenosine(37)-C(2))-methylthiotransferase produces the protein MDSTALTAAALDRLRNVRLYAETYGCTYNAGDTEKIIEIAKAQGCTVVDTAEDADAVLINTCIVVDKTEKHMYERMSLFAGKILIVTGCLPGISIERVLAACPDAGIIDPDLIHSCYREVGTVSSGDHAVLQIARGCNGHCTYCITRLARGKLVSFSEEDIVAQAERFVEAGVAEIQLTAQDVSSWGMDMTSGRRLPDLLRSLCNIPGDFHIRVGMANPDTLLLILDDFLDALTDPKIFLFLHVPVQSGSDAILKTMGRRYTSAAYEEICRRARERFPDIRISTDYIAGFSGETDADGKASVDQILSTKPGKVNITRFSVRPGTPAAKMKKLPEPIKKERSRALTNAANQVYDANNEAWIGRTVEAVVTEVVRAGSVTARDRTYQNIVVMQEIPIGTKIRVEITGHRRHYLLGRLASE
- a CDS encoding HdeD family acid-resistance protein, which codes for MTETSAPIGGDIFKSLLLKGILMIILGIIMLIFTFGSILAIELLFGIVLIILGIQLLTSGSTFLGEYKRTWWVILLGILAIIAGILAFVFPAMMTLYIVYLIAITVLISGFTDIAIAIANKTGEANRILVAISGVLGVILGILFIFMPFTGAIVLVQVTAIFLLVFGILAIVEGFMAKKPAKTT
- a CDS encoding phospholipase D-like domain-containing protein, with translation MGSWPAAAVLVLLCLVIPSVSAGFLITEICPDGYAKGDGDEYFVLSGTGGLDGWVVTDGEGSVRFPAGTSSSDPLIVAREAAAYYETHGAYPDYEVLSTFDFVPDAVSTGRFQMANTKDDVTLLFLDKPVQSVAWPGDFSSKNGMIHVFSNGIWDERVMRIGQSSVLPRTFVADSVTLFVSPDSSFEVVNGVITDTQSEMFISMYEFTHPELAESVADAAFRGVNVTLLVEGGPVGGMSSEEKGVLNYLVNSGVSVYTIESTDAKPARYRYLHTKYFVSDDFVTIVLSENFKPTGIPLPGTRGNRGWGAAVYSADVAKYFGSVFSADLGGYDIYPYVPTSDPFPASWSDEEIVVHFPARTIENVLVTPVISPDTSHLIPDLIHDSREKIVLQQAYISPYPNGARNIWLDLVLDAGGRGIVVQVMLDGMYYNTDAESDNDEIVAQINRLSQNDAISAEARLMFPGKSITKLHNKGMIVDMKYVLVSSVNWNYNSPNNNRESGIIIENEDAARYFSDVFEFDWGGVSGEFQINAPGGVDLRYAVVVLIIVLLFVIWRLKRK
- a CDS encoding winged helix-turn-helix domain-containing protein, which encodes MQRTNLPQSCITIYHLLERTGSQTHKDIVAGTGLAPRTVRYALKRLKEQGLIIEKFNFRDARQAIYQPKLATGTMPASA
- the ppk1 gene encoding polyphosphate kinase 1, whose product is MGKKHKKKQKEEKNSKSLVEKTALCDDCGRYFNRELSWLKFNERILEEARSIRNPLLERVGFLGIVAGNLDEFFMVRVPAYQRGATRQSDEYEEVVGSRTQLEMIYDRTIFMMRIASWVWAKELKPELEKEGIVFQKYAKCSESEKHQLRKELSAILAETPVNIIRGDRFQDIEQNDYLKGMGLLAKSDKGLAVIPVQDILDKHGRFATVGKRKVSYLFREDVLRKNSDLFLPGESTSAVVPIRITRDSDLNLKGDDADDLISAIKSAPETLAKKLPSRLETEQWLPFGYTTHLVDALSLIPELVYDVPSPIGLADLKAFPVTRPELKFPVYEPSLPAGLADTKKIFSQLADRDIMLFTPYDSFEGLTNFLNAAANDSTVQKIQMTLYRLGSESPVVDALIAAARNGKDVTAVIELKASFDEEENFQWATTLTDNGVSVIHGLPDLKVHAKCCLVTRLEDDKPVRYATVSTGNYNAKTAKIYSDISLFTADSRICRDLSTLFSYLAGDEKKPEYKQLIVSPDFMEDELLSLIRQETAHHKSGSRGYIVLKTNSLTHRPIINALYEASDAGVKIDLIVRGICMLRPGVPGLSENIRVTSVVGRFLEHSRIFYFRNDGDELVFIGSPDMMSRNLKRRVEIICPVHDRRIKNALINKVLPTFIRDTVQGYVLEPNGVYLPPKHSVSHIGSQQQFIEMRNIWW
- a CDS encoding HVO_2753 family zinc finger protein — encoded protein: MAATKCTSCNAPLAERGATEFKCPDCGEVIYRCAYCRKQSVKYTCPKCGFQGP
- a CDS encoding HdeD family acid-resistance protein, which encodes MTNIVVIEETLLPGAWKTLLLKGIVLLVLGIFCLVFPFAALNVSAYIIAILLLFISIAALFSGFSAFGEPKATWWMILLGIIGIVIALISFVSPDTMIWIATVFIGIIALISGVTDVIFAFSRGLSWGQRILMLILGIIGIIIGLFFLLFPTEGAPVLALVLGILLVIAGIVSFVQAYLYKKEYAELTA
- a CDS encoding HD domain-containing protein, which gives rise to MLVGDSAKILNEDFCHADQVTRLALALYDDLVSAKRYGKQTRRLLTAAALLHDVGWGITGDTHNKTGMMFVLHDQTMPFTPRERILVALAVRYHRGALPKKRHFLYGDLSRRDKKIVDLLSGILRVADGLDRSHGSVVRSVSAQILQNTVVISCEGLGRGSPEQRTALKKADLLMKVFSSGIRIRWKTVK
- a CDS encoding winged helix-turn-helix transcriptional regulator; translation: MTKTELPKSSIKVLTVLDPYNSLTHKEIAQLTGLSPRTIRYALKKLKDHDMLVEKFNFRDARQILYSTKIPAAPTQATV
- a CDS encoding elongation factor 1-beta; its protein translation is MGEVAVIIKVMPESPDVDMEKLQADIKAKITGIQDMRVEPIGFGLSAIKLMVITEDEEGSGDKIEGMFAGIAGIDRAEIESLNRLL